In Dromiciops gliroides isolate mDroGli1 chromosome 4, mDroGli1.pri, whole genome shotgun sequence, one DNA window encodes the following:
- the INSL5 gene encoding insulin-like peptide INSL5, which produces MKGSVWAFFLLSALVAISGVRGKEVLKVCGRDFIRAIVYTCGSSRWKRDLQGALEGGVEGKKYFEVPNKNGAPDDVIDHSLLYLDSLEDEIIMQKHQPVGTGQQKRQAPVVDLATFCCQTGCTVAELSKLC; this is translated from the exons ATGAAGGGTTCTGTTTGGGCTTTCTTCTTATTGTCAGCcctggtagccatctctggggtgAGAGGCAAGGAGGTGCTGAAGGTCTGTGGGCGAGATTTCATTAGGGCTATTGTCTACACTTGTGGCAGCTCTCGTTGGAAAAGGGACCTGCAGGGAGCTCTTGAAGGTGGAG tggaggggaaaaagtACTTTGAGGTACCAAACAAAAATGGAGCTCCTGATGATGTCATAGACCACAGCCTCCTCTATCTTGATTCCCTTGAAGATGAAATCATCATGCAAAAGCACCAACCAGTGGGAACTGGGCAGCAAAAGAGGCAGGCTCCGGTGGTTGACCTGGCCACTTTCTGCTGCCAGACTGGATGTACCGTGGCAGAACTGAGCAAGCTGTGTTAG